Proteins encoded within one genomic window of Malaclemys terrapin pileata isolate rMalTer1 chromosome 22, rMalTer1.hap1, whole genome shotgun sequence:
- the MARCKSL1 gene encoding MARCKS-related protein, whose translation MGSQGSKPAKGDVMAQKSADAAAVSPSKSNGQENGHVKINGDVSPKADGEAPPLNGNGSAEPVTEETKAESGSGDAIEPAPAADGGEAKPDGAAACKETPKKKKKFSFKKPFKLSGISFRKNKKEAGDAAVSSPTDDQAKAEAKGEENPSCSANETEQTSTTQEGKAEEKAAAVDSSPAAEGQQEAEPKREDAEAGEAKEKEEQEQPLGESQEAPAKPEESSKPVEPEASTTPAATEQKEE comes from the exons ATGGGAAGCCAGGGCTCCAAACCGGCTAAAGGAGACGTGATGGCTCAGAAATCGGCCGATGCTGCTGCGGTGTCTCCCTCCAAATCAAACGGCCAG GAGAATGGCCATGTGAAGATAAATGGGGATGTCTCACCCAAGGCTGACGGAGAAGCCCCACCCCTGAATGGCAATGGATCTGCTGAGCCAGTCACCGAGGAGACCAAGGCAGAGTCTGGCAGTGGAGACGCCATCgagccagccccagctgctgacGGTGGGGAGGCCAAGCCTGATGGTGCTGCAGCCTGCAAGGAGACccccaagaagaagaagaagttctCTTTCAAGAAGCCCTTCAAGCTGAGCGGGATCTCCTTCAGGAAGAACAAGAAAGAGGCTGGAGATGCTGCTGTGTCCTCTCCCACAGACGACCAGGCCAAAGCCGAAGCCAAAGGAGAGGAGAACCCTAGCTGCTCTGCCAATGAAACGGAGCAGACCAGTACAACACAGGAAGGGAAAGCGGAGGAGAAAGCTGCTGCAGTGGACAGCAGTCCGGCAGCCgaggggcagcaggaagcagagCCTAAAAGGGAAGATGCAGAAGCAGGGGAAGCCAAGGAGAAAGAGGAACAGGAGCAGCCGCTGGGGGAAAGCCAGGAGGCTCCCGCTAAGCCTGAGGAGTCCTCAAAACCTGTGGAGCCTGAGGCCAGTACAACACCTGC